A single genomic interval of Camelina sativa cultivar DH55 chromosome 11, Cs, whole genome shotgun sequence harbors:
- the LOC104728856 gene encoding F-box/FBD/LRR-repeat protein At1g51370-like: protein MGRKKKTKICDKVSHGEADRISQLPEHLICEILYHLPTKDAVRTSVLSTQWRYLWLSVPGLDLEPFSNSNTLCSLVESFFDFHWESCIRKFRVNFVRNNGMDYCPTQWIDVVIKSKIQHLDVCCLQILDQIPPSIYTCERLVHLRLYWAFLPNAEFVCLPCLKIMHLEHFRYPNEATLEKLISGSLALEDLTIIKTSRESKDKVQVRSHTLKRIRIDYSTQVVIDAPLLQCLKTKVYLTKNFEILNSGFSGKLDIDSVKEYREGMICDILTDVTDTWRVKDLVISNLIWKIFQYFKSGPVLQFRDLSRLNVKFSKSDLEMLPILLESCPKLESFVLELVKGQYMFREKKDPKVMFSTVPQCLVSSLKFVEWKRAFSLLDAYYTEKAKCALLQELLAMSRCSSICQIHYSFIPRKKSIEYFVG from the exons atgggtcgaaaaaagaaaaccaaaatatgtgaCAAAGTGTCACATGGGGAAGCAGATAGGATAAGCCAATTACCGGAACATTTGATATGTGAAATACTTTATCATCTTCCTACCAAGGATGCTGTTAGAACCAGTGTTTTGTCTACCCAATGGAGATATCTTTGGCTATCGGTTCCTGGATTAGACTTAGAGCCATTCTCAAATTCCAATACCCTTTGTAGTCTTGTTGAGTCGTTTTTTGATTTCCACTGGGAGTCGTGTATACGCAAATTCCGGGTCAATTTCGTTCGTAATAATGGCATGGATTATTGTCCCACCCAATGGATTGATGTTGTGATTAAGAGTAAGATTCAGCATcttgatgtttgttgtttgcagatTCTTGATCAGATACCCCCGAGCATATATACTTGTGAGAGACTAGTACACTTACGACTCTATTGGGCTTTCTTACCAAATGCCGAGTTTGTTTGCTTACCTTGTCTGAAGATCATGCATTTAGAACATTTTCGCTATCCCAATGAGGCCACGTTGGAGAAACTTATCTCAGGCTCTCTAGCTCTGGAGGATTTAACCATCATCAAAACGTCAAGGGAGAGTAAAGATAAGGTACAAGTGCGCTCTCATACACTGAAGAGAATCCGTATCGATTACTCCACGCAAGTTGTGATTGATGCACCTCTACTCCAGTGTCTGAAGACTAAGGTTTACTTGACAAAGAACTTTGAGATCCTCAATTCTGGTTTCTCTGGTAAACTAGATATTGATTCCGTAAAGGAATATAGAGAAGGCATGATTTGCGATATCCTCACCGATGTCACCGATACTTGGAGGGTCAAGGATCTAGTTATTAGTAACCTTATTTGGAAGATAT TTCAATACTTTAAATCGGGACCAGTGCTTCAGTTTCGTGACCTATCCCGCttgaatgttaaattttctaaatctgaTCTTGAAATGTTGCCAATCCTTCTTGAGAGCTGCCCAAAACTAGAATCTTTCGTATTG GAATTGGTCAAGGGCCAATACATGTTTCGTGAGAAGAAAGATCCAAAGGTGATGTTTTCAACAGTGCCTCAGTGTTTGGTATCATCGCTAAAGTTTGTGGAATGGAAACGTGCGTTCTCATT GCTTGATGCTTATTATACCGAAAAAGCTAAGTGTGCCCTCCTTCAAGAACTCCTTGCAATGTCAAGATGCTCTAGCATTTGTCAAATCCATTATTCTTTCATTCCTAGGAAAAAATCTATTGAATATTTCGTTGGTTGA
- the LOC104725883 gene encoding uncharacterized protein LOC104725883: protein METTSSVAATRGGSLQNPSPTTPSRKEWRAVSDSQNVGDGSDYVDLEQLKLNRTDERTIYENGREQDGFSDGEMLQQQILNVSRKKGELQQLEIELRAQMFARHEIMEIQSNYESQFTEYANAAARMQEKLHEKERSIREAERKLEEKDRELHAIKLDNEAAWAKEGILREQNKELATFRRERDHSEAERSQNIHKISELQEHIQEKESQLSELQEQNRNAQETILYKDEQLREAQGWTARAQEIDALQSSTNHSLQAELRERTEQYNQLWHGCQRQFAEMERLHVHTVKQLQLELANVKDAGGSKTNSSGASQTIQNSGNQFDAHVNSAESANISVRLNGKSSDNISSFTSTDDKATQNNRVDGVSSSNLVTYGYHQAGQMTPLHSIFMHQQEISQLVQPQVPSSHFPQSVLLQQNAVQDNSQMPTQNHVHPSQGVHGLVSSDLKSEYQVPANGQSFGQGYGDVQISHGAQYGSTPSSTVNEQAVESGNGDYNGSNHLENNFQDISSQFRDALRLDSHAHNQRPKEVNGQVSPDEHNGATSIVPETLFSSGKPESNSESTLLDERSLLTCILRTIPAGGSIRISSTLPNRLGKMLAPLHWHDYRKKYGKLDDFVASHLELFVIEDDYIQVREGAQKIVAASAAAAKVAAAAAASSSPNSMYVAMTPMAQSQGLKKNDNTVQRGRQSSDYMGKQQRKV, encoded by the exons ATGGAGACCACTTCGAGCGTAGCTGCAACTCGTGGCGGTTCCCTTCAGAATCCGTCACCGACGACTCCGTCGAGAAAAGAATGGCGTGCCGTTTCGGATTCACAAAACGTTGGAGACGGTTCAGATTATGTG GATTTGGAACAGTTGAAGCTGAACCGGACGGATGAGAGAACGATTTATGAG AATGGAAGAGAGCAGGATGGTTTTTCAGATGGTGAGATGTTGCAGCAACAGATTCTCAATGTTTCTAGAAAGAAAGGAGAACTTCAGCAGTTAGAGATTGAGCTTCGAGCTCAGATGTTTGCGAGACATGAGATTATGGAAATCCAGAGCAACTATGAATCTCAATTCACAGAGTATGCTAATGCTGCTGCTAGAATGCAG GAGAAACTTCATGAGAAGGAGCGATCTATTCGGGAGGCAGAGAGGAAGTTAGAAGAGAAAGACAGAGAGCTACATGCGATTAAGCTGGATAATGAAGCG GCATGGGCCAAAGAGGGTATCCtaagagaacaaaataaagaacTTGCTACATTCAG GAGAGAGCGTGATCATTCTGAAGCTGAGAGGTcccaaaatatacataaaatatctGAACTTCAGGAGCATATTCAAGAGAAAGAGAGCCAGCTCAGTGAATTGCAGGAACAA AATAGGAATGCTCAAGAAACTATCTTGTACAAGGATGAGCAACTAAGAGAAGCGCAAGGTTGGACTGCCCGTGCCCAAGAGATAGATGCTTTACAATCATCTACAAATCATTCGTTGCAGGCTGAATTGCGAGAACGTACGGAGCAGTATAACCAGCTCTGGCATGGTTGTCAGAGACAG TTTGCAGAAATGGAGAGATTGCATGTGCATACAGTGAAACAGCTTCAGCTTGAGCTAGCCAATGTAAAGGATGCAGGTGGTTCCAAAACTAATTCCAGCGGTGCCTCCCAGACTATTCAGAACAGCGGGAACCAATTTGATGCTCATGTCAATAGCGCAGAAAGTGCAAACATTAGTGTCCGTTTAAATGGAAAAAGCTCAGATAACATCTCATCTTTTACTTCAACTGATGATAAGGCTACTCAG AACAACCGTGTTGATGGGGTGTCATCTTCTAATCTTGTAACGTATGGGTACCATCAAGCGGGTCAGATGACCCCTCTGCATTCTATTTTCATGCATCAACAAGAGATTTCTCAGCTTGTTCAGCCTCAGGTCCCTTCATCTCATTTTCCGCAGTCAGTGTTGCTGCAGCAAAAC GCTGTACAAGATAATTCACAGATGCCTACTCAGAATCATGTGCATCCTTCTCAAGGTGTTCATGGCTTGGTAAGTTCTGATCTGAAGAGTGAATATCAAGTGCCTGCCAACGGACAGTCCTTTGGTCAAGGGTATGGAGATGTTCAAATTAGCCATGGAGCACAATACGGATCTACACCATCGTCCACTGTGAATGAACAG GCAGTGGAATCTGGCAATGGAGATTATAATGGATCTAATCACTTGGAGAATAACTTTCAAGACATTTCTTCACAGTTCCGTGATGCGCTAAGGCTTGATTCCCATGCCCATAATCAGAGACCCAAG GAAGTTAATGGCCAGGTTTCACCTGATGAACACAATGGTGCTACATCCATTGTGCCTGAAACTCTATTCTCATCTGGGAAACCTGAGAGTAACTCAGAGAGTACTCTGCTTGATGAAAGGTCACTTTTGACATGCATCCTCCGAACTATACCAGCTGGTGGAAGTATCCGAATTAGTTCAACG CTTCCAAACCGTTTGGGCAAAATGCTAGCCCCTCTGCACTGGCATGATTACAGGAAAAAGTACGGGAAGCTGGATGATTTTGTTGCTAGCCATCTTGAG TTATTTGTGATAGAGGATGACTACATTCAAGTTAGAGAAGGAGCACAGAAAATTGTAGcagcatcagcagcagcagccaaAGTGGCAGCAGCAGCTGCAGCGTCGTCATCCCCAAACTCCATGTATGTGGCTATGACTCCAATGGCTCAGTCTCAGGGGTTAAAGAAGAATGACAACACAGTTCAAAGAGGTAGGCAGAGCTCTGATTATATGGGAAAGCAACAACGTAAGGTCTGA
- the LOC104725884 gene encoding F-box/FBD/LRR-repeat protein At1g51370-like, producing the protein MVGRKKRTQNCDKVSHEEDEDRISQLPESLISEILYHLSTKDAVTTSVLSTKWRYLWQWVPGLDVEFNTFSNINAFMSFAERFFYSNRGSWIRKLRLNISDPFGKCDLNSWIDVFTTRRIQHLAVDYIPTSEIPLSIYTCKTLVHLQLVRAALAEAEFVSFPCLKIMHLEDVIYPNETMLEKLISGSPVLEDLLISRPYPWYDKAKVLQVRSHRLKRIDIDGSTEVVINAPLLLCLRTMIYLTKNFKIISLGFPTKLDIDVVFSKKKTCCKGLIHDILTDISRVRDLVINNVILKDILLYSNSGQLFQFRDLSRLNAGFAKSDLEMLPTILESCPRLESFTLELVKDPSMCGKMKKEPNVMFSAVPQCLVSSLKFVELKRSIPRYEGEMKLIRYFLKNSTILEKLKLNVYYTKKEKCDFFTELVSMTRCSSACKVLVL; encoded by the exons ATGGTGGGTAGAAAGAAAAGGACCCAAAATTGTGACAAAGTGTCCCATGAGGAGGACGAAGATAGGATAAGCCAGTTACCGGAGTCTTTGATATCTGAAATACTTTATCATCTCTCTACCAAAGATGCTGTCACAACAAGTGTTTTATCTACCAAATGGAGATATCTTTGGCAATGGGTTCCTGGATTGGACGTGGAGTTCAACACATTCTCGAATATCAATGCGTTTATGAGTTTCGCTGAAAGGTTTTTCTATTCCAACAGGGGATCATGGATACGCAAACTCCGGTTAAATATCAGTGATCCTTTTGGTAAGTGTGATCTCAACTCATGGATTGATGTTTTCACTACACGTAGGATTCAGCATCTTGCTGTTGACTACATTCCCACTAGTGAGATACCCTTGAGCATATATACCTGCAAGACACTGGTACACTTGCAACTTGTTCGGGCCGCCTTGGCTGAAGCCGAGTTTGTCTCCTTTCCTTGTCTGAAGATCATGCATTTAGAAGATGTTATATATCCCAATGAGACCATGTTGGAGAAGCTTATCTCAGGCTCTCCAGTTCTGGAAGATTTATTGATCAGCAGACCATATCCGTGGTATGACAAGGCAAAGGTTTTACAGGTGCGCTCTCATAGGCTAAAGAGAATCGATATCGATGGGTCGACTGAAGTTGTGATTAATGCACCTTTACTCCTGTGTTTGAGGACTATGATTTACTTAACAAAGAACTTTAAGATCATCAGTTTGGGTTTCCCTACCAAACTGGATATTGATGTCGTCTTTAGCAAGAAGAAGACATGCTGTAAAGGCTTGATTCACGATATCCTCACCGATATTTCAAGGGTCAGGGACCTAGTtattaataatgttattttgaaG GATATCTTGCTATACTCCAACTCGGGGCAGTTGTTTCAGTTTCGTGACCTATCCCGCTTGAATGCTGGATTTGCTAAATCTGATCTTGAAATGTTACCAACAATTCTTGAGAGCTGCCCAAGACTAGAATCTTTCACATTG GAATTGGTCAAGGACCCATCCATGTGTGGtaagatgaagaaagaaccaaatgTGATGTTTTCAGCAGTGCCTCAATGTTTGGTATCATCGCTCAAGTTTGTAGAATTGAAACGTTCCATCCCAAGGTATGAAGGAGAAATGAAGCTAATAAGATACTTCCTGAAGAATTCAACAATCCTAGAGAAATTAAAGCTCAATGTTTACTACACtaaaaaggaaaagtgtgacTTCTTTACAGAACTCGTTTCAATGACAAGATGCTCTAGCGCTTGTAAAGTCCTTGTTCTTTAA
- the LOC104728857 gene encoding putative FBD-associated F-box protein At5g53635, giving the protein MHLKSIWYHNVANFERIVSSCPVLEELEIKGRVRYDATVFRVLSRALKKISIESMFSLCDSGSGIVIDAPQLHFLNIDGNLPESFMITNMDSNAKLVLRIPSWCEASNLSSQRSRLHSFLPLISKVKDMSIHQETLQLICEYTKLELLPQFCYMSSLDVTLESSHLKWLPSFLESFPNLKSLTMVSYDDSEERIMNHFSFSHVPQCLLSSLEFVDLKVRIWGLAAEMELVRHFLENSANLKKLALPLHYDAFQIQDDFVKKLLKIPRLSTECEVVFL; this is encoded by the exons ATGCATTTGAAATCTATTTGGTACCACAACGTGGCCAATTTCGAGAGAATTGTCTCATCCTGCCCTGTTCTGGAGGAGCTAGAGATTAAGGGACGTGTTCGGTATGATGCAACAGTCTTTCGGGTGCTCTCTAGGGCATTGAAGAAAATAAGtatagaatcaatgttttctctgtgTGATTCTGGTTCAGGAATTGTGATTGATGCTCCTCAACTACACTTTTTGAACATTGATGGTAACTTGCCAGAAAGCTTTATGATAACCAATATGGATTCCAATGCCAAGTTAGTTCTCCGCATTCCTTCATGGTGTGAAGCAAGTAATCTTTCATCACAGAGAAGTAGATTGCATAGTTTTCTCCCCCTGATTTCAAAAGTCAAGGATATGAGTATACATCAAGAAACACTCCAG CTCATCTGTGAATACACGAAACTAGAACTGTTGCCTCAGTTTTGTTACATGTCCAGCCTGGACGTAACTCTTGAATCTTCCCATTTGAAATGGTTACCAAGCTTTCTTGAGAGCTTCCCAAACTTGAAATCCCTCACCATG GTATCCTATGATGATTCTGAGGAGCGGATCATGAATCATTTCAGTTTTTCACATGTGCCTCAGTGTTTGCTATCGTCTCTCGAGTTTGTTGATTTAAAAGTGCGAATCTGGGGACTTGCTGCAGAAATGGAGCTAGTTAGGCACTTTCTAGAAAATTCGGCAAATCTCAAGAAACTCGCTCTACCTTTGCATTATGATGCGTTTCAGATTCAAGATGACTTCGTCAAGAAACTCCTCAAAATTCCAAGACTCTCTACCGAATGTGAAGTCGTCTTTCTTTGA
- the LOC104725886 gene encoding uncharacterized protein LOC104725886 isoform X1 — protein METASSVASTRGGSLQNPPPTPSRKEWRAVSDSHNVGNTTDYDLEQLKLNQTDERTIYENGREPVDLDYYSITMDGELLQQQIHNISKQKGELQQMEIELRAQMIAMDIKRNFESQSTEYANAAARMQEQLHDKERSIREMERMIEEKDRELHAIKLDNEAAWAKEGLLREQNKELATLRREREHSEAERSQSIHKLSELQEHIQEKESQLNELKEQHRIAQETILYKDEQLRDAQGWIARAQEMDALQSSTNHSLQAELRERTEQYNHLWHGCQRQFMEMERLHSHTVQQLQLELANVREGGLTKTSSNGASQIIDSSDSANVSAHSNGKNTDNISSFTSSDDRPTHQVHNNRVDGVSASHLGMHGYSQAGQMNPLHSFIMHQQEMPQLVQPQGPSPHVVQSVLLQQKAVPHSSQMPVQNHVQPSQGVHGLINSDAKSDYQVPTNGQSLGQGYGVVQEAQYGSSTPASSVNEQAVKSGNGPNHLENSFQDISSQFRDALRIDTNALNQRPEEANGQVSPGEHNGAGSIIPETLVSSGKAERNLESALLDERSLLTCILRTIPAGGRIRISSTLPNRLGKMLAPLHWHDYRKKYGKLDDFVASHLELFVIEDDYIQVRDGAQKMVAASAAAAKVAAAAAASSTPNSIYVAMTPMAQTQGLKKNDKTVQRGRQSSDYMVKQ, from the exons ATGGAGACCGCTTCGAGCGTAGCTTCGACTCGTGGCGGTTCCCTTCAGAATCCGCCGCCTACTCCGTCAAGGAAAGAGTGGCGCGCCGTTTCTGATTCTCATAACGTTGGAAACACCACTGACTAT GATTTGGAACAGTTGAAGCTAAATCAGACAGATGAGAGAACCATATACGAG aATGGAAGAGAGCCAGTTGATTTGGATTACTATTCGATTACTATGGATGGTGAGCTGTTGCAGCAGCAAATTCATAACATTTCGAAGCAGAAAGGGGAACTACAGCAGATGGAGATTGAGCTTCGAGCCCAGATGATAGCAATGGACATCAAGAGGAACTTTGAGTCTCAATCCACAGAGTATGCTAATGCTGCTGCTAGAATGCAG GAGCAACTTCATGACAAGGAGAGATCCATTCGGGAGATGGAGAGAATGATAGAAGAGAAGGACAGAGAGCTTCATGCGATTAAACTGGATAACGAAGCG GCCTGGGCCAAAGAGGGTCTCctaagagaacaaaacaaagaacttGCCACTCTCAG AAGAGAGCGTGAGCACTCTGAAGCTGAGAGGTCTCAAAGTATACATAAATTATCTGAACTGCAGGAGCATATTCAAGAGAAAGAGAGCCAGCTCAATGAATTGAAGGAACAA CATAGGATTGCTCAAGAAACTATCTTGTACAAAGATGAGCAACTGAGAGACGCACAAGGTTGGATTGCCCGTGCACAAGAGATGGATGCTTTACAATCTTCTACAAATCACTCGTTGCAGGCTGAATTGCGGGAACGTACTGAGCAGTATAACCATCTCTGGCATGGTTGTCAAAGACAG TTTATGGAGATGGAGAGATTGCATTCGCATACAGTGCAACAGCTTCAGCTTGAGCTTGCCAATGTAAGGGAAGGAGGGCTCACCAAAACAAGTTCCAATGGTGCCTCCCAGATTATCGACAGCTCAGACAGTGCAAATGTTAGTGCCCATTCAAATGGAAAAAACACAGATAACATATCATCTTTTACTTCAAGTGATGATAGGCCTACCCACCAGGTACat AACAACCGAGTTGATGGTGTATCAGCTTCTCATCTTGGGATGCATGGGTATTCTCAAGCGGGTCAAATGAATCCTCTGCACTCTTTTATCATGCATCAACAAGAGATGCCTCAGCTTGTTCAGCCTCAGGGACCTTCACCTCATGTTGTACAATCAGTGTTGCTGCAGCAAAAG GCTGTACCACATAGTTCACAGATGCCAGTGCAGAATCATGTGCAGCCATCTCAAGGTGTTCATGGCTTGATAAATTCTGATGCGAAGAGTGATTACCAAGTGCCTACCAATGGACAGTCCCTTGGTCAAGGGTATGGAGTTGTTCAAGAAGCACAATACGGATCTTCTACACCAGCGTCCTCTGTGAATGAACAG GCAGTTAAATCTGGCAATGGACCCAATCACTTAGAGAATAGCTTTCAAGACATTTCTTCACAGTTCCGTGATGCCCTAAGGATAGACACCAATGCCCTAAATCAGAGACCTGAG GAGGCTAATGGTCAGGTTTCACCTGGTGAACATAATGGTGCTGGATCCATCATCCCTGAAACTCTAGTCTCATCCGGGAAAGCTGAGAGGAACTTAGAGAGTGCTCTTCTTGATGAACGGTCGCTTCTGACATGCATCCTCCGTACTATACCAGCTGGTGGGAGAATCAGAATCAGTTCAACG CTTCCAAACCGTTTGGGCAAAATGCTAGCACCTCTGCACTGGCATGATTACCGTAAAAAGTACGGGAAGCTGGACGATTTTGTTGCTAGCCACCTCGAG TTATTTGTGATAGAGGACGACTACATCCAAGTTAGAGATGGTGCACAGAAAATGGTAGCagcttcagcagcagcagccaAAGTGGCAGCAGCAGCTGCAGCGTCGTCAACTCCAAACTCCATCTATGTGGCTATGACTCCTATGGCTCAGACTCAAGGGTTAAAGAAGAATGACAAAACAGTTCAAAGAGGTAGGCAGAGCTCTGATTACATGGTGAAGCAATAA
- the LOC104725886 gene encoding uncharacterized protein LOC104725886 isoform X2, with translation METASSVASTRGGSLQNPPPTPSRKEWRAVSDSHNVGNTTDYDLEQLKLNQTDERTIYENGREPVDLDYYSITMDGELLQQQIHNISKQKGELQQMEIELRAQMIAMDIKRNFESQSTEYANAAARMQEQLHDKERSIREMERMIEEKDRELHAIKLDNEAAWAKEGLLREQNKELATLRREREHSEAERSQSIHKLSELQEHIQEKESQLNELKEQHRIAQETILYKDEQLRDAQGWIARAQEMDALQSSTNHSLQAELRERTEQYNHLWHGCQRQFMEMERLHSHTVQQLQLELANVREGGLTKTSSNGASQIIDSSDSANVSAHSNGKNTDNISSFTSSDDRPTHQNNRVDGVSASHLGMHGYSQAGQMNPLHSFIMHQQEMPQLVQPQGPSPHVVQSVLLQQKAVPHSSQMPVQNHVQPSQGVHGLINSDAKSDYQVPTNGQSLGQGYGVVQEAQYGSSTPASSVNEQAVKSGNGPNHLENSFQDISSQFRDALRIDTNALNQRPEEANGQVSPGEHNGAGSIIPETLVSSGKAERNLESALLDERSLLTCILRTIPAGGRIRISSTLPNRLGKMLAPLHWHDYRKKYGKLDDFVASHLELFVIEDDYIQVRDGAQKMVAASAAAAKVAAAAAASSTPNSIYVAMTPMAQTQGLKKNDKTVQRGRQSSDYMVKQ, from the exons ATGGAGACCGCTTCGAGCGTAGCTTCGACTCGTGGCGGTTCCCTTCAGAATCCGCCGCCTACTCCGTCAAGGAAAGAGTGGCGCGCCGTTTCTGATTCTCATAACGTTGGAAACACCACTGACTAT GATTTGGAACAGTTGAAGCTAAATCAGACAGATGAGAGAACCATATACGAG aATGGAAGAGAGCCAGTTGATTTGGATTACTATTCGATTACTATGGATGGTGAGCTGTTGCAGCAGCAAATTCATAACATTTCGAAGCAGAAAGGGGAACTACAGCAGATGGAGATTGAGCTTCGAGCCCAGATGATAGCAATGGACATCAAGAGGAACTTTGAGTCTCAATCCACAGAGTATGCTAATGCTGCTGCTAGAATGCAG GAGCAACTTCATGACAAGGAGAGATCCATTCGGGAGATGGAGAGAATGATAGAAGAGAAGGACAGAGAGCTTCATGCGATTAAACTGGATAACGAAGCG GCCTGGGCCAAAGAGGGTCTCctaagagaacaaaacaaagaacttGCCACTCTCAG AAGAGAGCGTGAGCACTCTGAAGCTGAGAGGTCTCAAAGTATACATAAATTATCTGAACTGCAGGAGCATATTCAAGAGAAAGAGAGCCAGCTCAATGAATTGAAGGAACAA CATAGGATTGCTCAAGAAACTATCTTGTACAAAGATGAGCAACTGAGAGACGCACAAGGTTGGATTGCCCGTGCACAAGAGATGGATGCTTTACAATCTTCTACAAATCACTCGTTGCAGGCTGAATTGCGGGAACGTACTGAGCAGTATAACCATCTCTGGCATGGTTGTCAAAGACAG TTTATGGAGATGGAGAGATTGCATTCGCATACAGTGCAACAGCTTCAGCTTGAGCTTGCCAATGTAAGGGAAGGAGGGCTCACCAAAACAAGTTCCAATGGTGCCTCCCAGATTATCGACAGCTCAGACAGTGCAAATGTTAGTGCCCATTCAAATGGAAAAAACACAGATAACATATCATCTTTTACTTCAAGTGATGATAGGCCTACCCACCAG AACAACCGAGTTGATGGTGTATCAGCTTCTCATCTTGGGATGCATGGGTATTCTCAAGCGGGTCAAATGAATCCTCTGCACTCTTTTATCATGCATCAACAAGAGATGCCTCAGCTTGTTCAGCCTCAGGGACCTTCACCTCATGTTGTACAATCAGTGTTGCTGCAGCAAAAG GCTGTACCACATAGTTCACAGATGCCAGTGCAGAATCATGTGCAGCCATCTCAAGGTGTTCATGGCTTGATAAATTCTGATGCGAAGAGTGATTACCAAGTGCCTACCAATGGACAGTCCCTTGGTCAAGGGTATGGAGTTGTTCAAGAAGCACAATACGGATCTTCTACACCAGCGTCCTCTGTGAATGAACAG GCAGTTAAATCTGGCAATGGACCCAATCACTTAGAGAATAGCTTTCAAGACATTTCTTCACAGTTCCGTGATGCCCTAAGGATAGACACCAATGCCCTAAATCAGAGACCTGAG GAGGCTAATGGTCAGGTTTCACCTGGTGAACATAATGGTGCTGGATCCATCATCCCTGAAACTCTAGTCTCATCCGGGAAAGCTGAGAGGAACTTAGAGAGTGCTCTTCTTGATGAACGGTCGCTTCTGACATGCATCCTCCGTACTATACCAGCTGGTGGGAGAATCAGAATCAGTTCAACG CTTCCAAACCGTTTGGGCAAAATGCTAGCACCTCTGCACTGGCATGATTACCGTAAAAAGTACGGGAAGCTGGACGATTTTGTTGCTAGCCACCTCGAG TTATTTGTGATAGAGGACGACTACATCCAAGTTAGAGATGGTGCACAGAAAATGGTAGCagcttcagcagcagcagccaAAGTGGCAGCAGCAGCTGCAGCGTCGTCAACTCCAAACTCCATCTATGTGGCTATGACTCCTATGGCTCAGACTCAAGGGTTAAAGAAGAATGACAAAACAGTTCAAAGAGGTAGGCAGAGCTCTGATTACATGGTGAAGCAATAA